DNA sequence from the Microtus ochrogaster isolate Prairie Vole_2 chromosome 2, MicOch1.0, whole genome shotgun sequence genome:
ACTGTGTGGCAAGCCATACCTACCCACCAAAATCAACAAGGAGAatctgctcacacacatgctctaAGTGTACatgtaaaattcaaaatcaatacCTGATGGGCTCTACATATAAGATCCAAATCATGCTTATGGAGAAATTTTGCAACCACTTCTGCACCAAATGTGAAGGACACTCCTCTGTCATTTTCACCCCAGCCTAAGACATCTTTATCGGGGTCAGACCACAAAAGATCACAAAGAAGACCTTGATCTGGTACATCAGTTGGTCTCATAATTCGCCGAATCTGCTCCATAGATTGAAGATCTGGTGATAAACCTAttaaagagaacaggaaagaacAGTGAAGGAAGCAGAATTGTTCTAAGCATACTGGCAGCCCCTCCTGTCTAGAGGCTGGTGCTGCCAACGCTGCAGTCAAGCCGGTGGCTCTTTTATTTACTTGGTTTTGGTAAAAACAATGCAGCAACAAAAACCTGCCACCAAATAGGTACAAACTTACTGTCCTGGTGTGCAGAGCAATGGGATAGTCACTTCAACACAAAACACTGTAAAGTAACATCCAGTGACTCtgaatccacccccccccccaacagaggGCAGCAAGGCAGACGCACCACGTGCCACCATACCACATGCAATGGCTGGGCCCAGGAACATCGCTTGACTGTGAGGCTGTCCAGACCTCCACATCTACATGAACAGCCATGACACATTGTTACTCATGTACCCTGTGCTGCCTTAATATAATCTGTGTTTTTTGATAGCTGCTTAATTTCCAATATTATCCCCAACTCCCACATCTTTTCAATCTCTGTATACCTTACACACAGCATAGCCAATGGAGCAAAGCAAAACTACTTTTGGAAGGAGACCTAGCAAGAAGGGTCTAGGAAAACACATCTGAACAAATGTACTAGACTGGCTCTATTTTCAGTCTTCCCTCACACTTGACCCAAAATGACACTGGCTATGTCACCATGGACAAGCCCTAGTGTGTGTAAAACAGTGGCCTGGCAGAGGCCATCTTGCCCAGTCTACCTTTCGGAAGGGGTGAAGTTACTTGGATACAGGTGGCCACATACCTCCATGACAGCAGAATATCTTCTCATCCACGATGGCTGCTATCGGTAAGCAGTTAAAACAGTCTGTGAACGTTTTCCACAGCTTAATGTTGTATCTTCTTTTGCCTGTGAGAATGCAGACGGTCACTCCATTGTTCATGTAACCGAAACATGCTAGCATCAAGAGACCTCACCAAACCAAACCGAGTGCCTTTTCTATGGAATACATCTAAAGGCCTAGACTCACTCCTTGCAGGGCCTAGCAACAATCTTTCTGAGCCAAGCTTTCAGGCTAGACAGACCACACACCTCCAGCACCCAGATCCTTCCCTGTACAGGCTTGTACTCCATCCCTAAAGAGGCCACAGATTCCACGGATAACCCTGGAAACTGAAAGGAGGAACACAGCCAACATGTCCAATTACCAGCAATTAATGGGAATAACATCAAGTAGAAACTGAGGTCAGATGACTCTGACCCTACTTCAAAATCCATCTGGTCCTGTACCCTTTCTCTGTTGAACGTGGTGTCTAGGCAGGCACTCACTACCTTTGCTGAGGGCTAGATAAAGGTTCTGTGTCTGCAGTGAGAAGGCCCATGCTCCAAGTGCCCAGGCTGCCTGCAGGCCTCTATGGCCCATATGACTTTACTACAaaccatggtatgtgtgtgtcacaTTAGTAAGTGCTAAGCCACCAGACTCCCTTAAGCACCTGCCACCCAAGCCCAAAACCGTCTCCTAGTAGAAACAGCCCAGAGGATACTGCAGTCAAATGCTCAAAACTttggacattttgtttgtgtgacACCCCAATCCTCTAAACCAgctcctttttttcctccactAATTCTTTTCAAGGCTTTGGCATCATTTCTGTCAATGATCAACTCTAAGTACAGTCTCACTAGATAATCCAGAGCTGTGTGGGGTGGGCATCTGAAGCCCCACAGCCAGGAAACTGCAGCAGGAGCCACAAGGCTGAGACCAGCATGGGCTATTCAGTAAGAGTATTTCAGAAAAACTCAAAGTAAAATGAGATAAATCCAAAAGACCAGAAAAGgcacaaaacattattttgaaataaaatggagagCCAGTGTGATGACTCAAGGTTAAAATGTTCACTGTGCAAGCCtggaacccaagttcaatccccgaAACTGAATTAAAGGTGGAAACAGCCGACTCCACAAACTCTGACCTTCATTCCTGTACCCCTCCACAtcaaacacacaatttaaaaattaaaaaaactggggctggagagatggctcagNNNNNNNNNNNNNNNNNNNNNNNNNNNNNNNNNNNNNNNNNNNNNNNNNNNNNNNNNNNNNNNNNNNNNNNNNNNNNNNNNNNNNNNNNNNNNNNNNNNNaattcccagcaaccacatggtggctcacaaccatctgtaatgaggtctggtgccctcttctggcctgcaggcatacatggaggcagaatgttgcatacataataaataaataaaaaaaccaaaacagctgtttaatgatttatttttattttacatgcgttgttgttttgcctgcatgtatgtctgtgtgaggagttggatccactggaactagagttacagacagctgtgagttgccatgtagatcctgggaattgaacccagatcctctggaggagcagatggtgctcttaactgctgagccacctctcccgccccacaaaatgtcatttttaaagcatttctttctcCACTAAGCATTATTTCAGAAAAGTCAATGCCCCTTTCCTCAGTACAGCTGTGCTAAAAGAACATAACAtgcatctcaaaaacaaaccgtTTCACTGCCAGATCCCACTTCCGCACACTGCCCCCAGCACAGTAATGCCAGCAACAGATGCTCTCAACAGAACCGACCTAAGCAAAATTGTGAAAAGCAGAGCCATTTGGACAGGTTCTCAGAGCTGCACTGGGAACAAAGCCAAGGGTGTTACAGTGGGCTCTTTCCATCCAATCCCATCAGTACCCACATTCAGGTAGCAATCCGTAAGACTAGGATAAGGGCAGCTCCATTCTCACCAGCTCAAGGGAGTGGTGACATCTTTGCCACCACAGTACCTTCAGGCCCCTTGTTCTTAGACTCACAAAGTACTTACATTCATCGTAAAATCCGTAGATTCTATTGATGCTGGCACACTCATGGTTCCCTCTGAGAAGGAAAAAGTTCTCCGGATACTTGATTTTGTAGGCCAGCAAGAGGCAGATCGTCTCCAGTGACTGCTTGCCCCTGTCCACATAGTCCCCGAGAAACAAATAGTTGCTTTCTGGCGGGAAGCCACCGTATTCAAACAGTCGGAGCAAATCATAGTACTGCCCGTGAATGTCACCTGGAGATGAGAACTTCTCAGTGTTGCCATCTGCACAGCCCTCAGCTCAATGACAAAACCCTGGCAAAACACCCCTTAACCGTTCATCACACATGACAATGGCCTCTAACAAGTTCACAGGCAACACTAATTCCCAACCCTGTAGCATATTTAGTCCAACAGACCATGTCCAGAGCCCCCCACAGATGcaactaattaatttattttgtggtaGAGTATCTTGTCTCAGCAAGTTTCCTGCCTAGTGCTGCAGTGAACTGCAGATCACTGAGAAACCTGGGCTCAGCTTCAGGGTCCTGTGTCAGTCCATCCTCTGAGTGTCCAGTGAGCCTAGCTCCTCACAACACTAGCAGCCCATGCACTAGCGCAGCCACAATCTTTAAATGCAGCCAGATCAAAGCCAGGGCACCTCACTCTGAACATACATGGCTTACCCATCCCATCCAGACTGCTCAGTTCTAAAGGATGGCCTGTACCTGCCGACAGCAGAATGAGCCCAACTAGACCAGGCCACCACCCGACCCCTGCTGCAGGACCCTTAGTCCTTCAGAGAACAACTTTAAAACTCAAAAGCTGGAACACTTTCTCGACAACTACAATTTCACTTAACATGAAGGGCCGTCAAGGTGCCCGACTGAGGGTCAGTTGAGTGGGGGACGAGGCACTTAGTCCCACACTCACCACATATCTTCAGTGGTGCTTCAAGTTCTAGAAGGATAGGCTGACTGAGGAAGATCTCCCGAGACTTCAAGCAGAGTCCTCGGATTTCGTTCTCCTGTAGCTGGACATTCTTGCCTGGCTTGGACCCCCTCACTGTGGAAAGAACAGCAATTAGGACACAGCTTCACATAGAAACGTTTAATTTAGGGCCTCAGTAGCCAAGAGCcctactgttcttgcagaggaccggagCTCTAGTCCCTTCAACCGTGGCAGGCAACTGTAGTTCACATCTGTGGAGCCTTGGCTGGCACCTGCCCTCGAAACGCACAGGgccatatgcataaataaaaaaaaaataaataaaacttNNNNNNNNNNNNNNNNNNNNNNNNNNNNNNNNNNNNNNNNNNNNNNNNNNNNNNNNNNNNNNNNNNNNNNNNNNNNNNNNNNNNNNNNNNNNNNNNNNNNNNNNNNNNNNNNNNNNNNNNNNNNNNNNNNNNNNNNNNNNNNNNNNNNNNNNNNNNNNNNNNNNNNNNNNNNNNNNNNNNNNNNNNNNNNNNNaaataaaaaaaaaaaactgggctgggcttggtggcacatgcctttaatcccagcacccaacttTGCATTGGGAAAGGTCATACTATCATGTGATATCACTAAGTCTGTCCTCAGAACAGCCTGACTTAATAGTTATAAATGTCCAGAATTGTCTCCCCATCATTGTTTTCAGAATCGAGTGTAATCCCATGGTCTTTCATTTATGAGGTCTGAGTGttatttgcatttcattttaaaatgccacaGTAGGGACTGCAGAGGTCATTGGTTAAGGACACTAGCTACTCTTGCAGAAAGAACCCAGATTCAactcccaacatccacatggcagttcctaactctgtaactccagttctagggggtccAACACcatctctgacctctgaggacactaGACAAGCATTCAGTGCACAatcatacatgtaggcaaaacaaccacatacatacaacaattttttaaaaatgcactaGAAACTAGATAGGTAGATGGCCTGGCTAGTAAAAACTGTGTTGCAAGCAAGCATGAGAACTTAGGTTTGAGCccaagaacccaaagaaaagaaagccagcctgATGGCCCACATCCACAATTCCAGTGCCGCAGAAGCAgaaataggcagatctctggaactggacaACCAACCAGCCACCTTGGCAAGCCAGTGAGAAATCCATCTAAGGGGAGAGGGGGCGCTCTTGAATGAATGATGATACAACtccaaggttgttctctggcaTCCATATCCAAAATATGCCATAAGCTTTGTATGTATCCTTTAGTATACACTGTGAACACAATGAGAAAGGTCAGTGCTGGCTTCCAGACATCCAAAACAACTCTTGGCCCAGCACCAGTCATGGCGACTCCTGAGCCCATAGTCAGCCCTGAGCTCTGCTCACCGCCTTAATAAAGTCTGGTCACAGCCCACGCCTCAGGAGGCAAGTGCGACAGCAGTGGAGACATCTGTGCGAGTTCCGGTTACAAGAGCTGAGACAATCATTATGTAGACTGAAGAAACAGCTCTAACTGCCAAGGATCTGAACTCTTCAGTTCTGAAGTGGCTGCTTCATGGAACAGCTGATACAGGCCCCGCTTGCTGCATGTCTGGTTGGTCCAGGGGCCTGACCCCTCAGTGTGCTGGAATCTCTGCTTTCTGGTACCAAAGACTGATGAAGCAGGCACTTGGGTCCCTCAGAGCCAGGCTAAGCAGCCCATTTAAGACTGCACCTATTCATCAGAAGCCAGTGTCAATGAATTTCTTTTTagtaaaccctaaacctaaatgATCTCATTGGCTTAAACTTTGTTCAAATTGCAAGCTTTGTCTTCAAATCAAAAACTATTTGGCCTGATAGCTAAGTAACAACAGAAAGTCTAACCAAGGCTTACGCAGCTTTTGGTTCTGCAGTAGAGCAGATATTCCCGGAGAGGTCTGCTAGGTATCTCCTGCTATGTAAAGCCGTGTCCACTCAAGGCTGCACCTATGCTTGAAAACCAGAGCCTTAGGGAAGCTGGCCTTTCTCTGAAGGAACAAGTTCATCAGGAATGGAATAGTATGCAAAGCAACATCAGTTTTTTAGtgaaaaatgagcaaggaagaacaaggaaagggTGAGCTTTCAAagcagggagggaaaaaaaacagacacaagaaGGGATAGGGAGCCAGCCAGGAGTGGATCCCTATGTGCAGCTTCGCACTCACCCCAATATAACTGGACTGAAAGACAAAAGTGGGCCGGGAGTTGACTGACACCATCGGGTGTCCTTCCTTCTATTCTCTACCTTACTTTTGGTTACACTGGAGGACTCAGGGATCCTGTCTGCCTCAAGTACTG
Encoded proteins:
- the Ppp1cc gene encoding serine/threonine-protein phosphatase PP1-gamma catalytic subunit produces the protein MADIDKLNIDSIIQRLLEVRGSKPGKNVQLQENEIRGLCLKSREIFLSQPILLELEAPLKICGDIHGQYYDLLRLFEYGGFPPESNYLFLGDYVDRGKQSLETICLLLAYKIKYPENFFLLRGNHECASINRIYGFYDECKRRYNIKLWKTFTDCFNCLPIAAIVDEKIFCCHGGLSPDLQSMEQIRRIMRPTDVPDQGLLCDLLWSDPDKDVLGWGENDRGVSFTFGAEVVAKFLHKHDLDLICRAHQVVEDGYEFFAKRQLVTLFSAPNYCGEFDNAGAMMSVDETLMCSFQILKPAEKKKPNATRPVTPPRVGSGLNPSIQKASNYRNNTVLYE